The nucleotide sequence GGGCCACGACGGTCGCTCAGCGCCAAGATATTGATCGTATAGATCTCAATGCCCCGTTTGATGCGGAGTTGCTCCCCACCTTGGACAATACGAGAAGGTTTCACGCGCTTACCATTGAGATGAACATGGCCGCCACTCACCGCCTTTGAAGCCATTGAACGTGTCTTAAAAAAACGTGCGGCCCAGAGCCATTTATCAAGGCGGACAGCGATTTCCTGCTTATCTCTGTTTGTCATTTTTCCGGTGCTTTTCACCCTCTTTTTGATACGATGACAACTTCATCAGATAATAGGATTTCTGAAAAAGCGCAAGGGAACTCTATATTCAATTTTGTACGACATGTAAATATTGCCTTATGTTGGTTGAAAAAATATGGTAATACTGCTCGCTCGTTGTATCAGCGAGATACTTACTCATAAAGATCCAATCCTGACAGGAACAAAAAATTCCATGAAGTTACATTCCGTCGGCATAAAACATTTTACCTGTCCTGTTTCCATTCGAGAACAAAAAGGAAGCGTGCAGCAGACTGTTGCTGAAATCAACCTGCAGGCCTCCCTTCCCCACCGTTTCAAACGGTCCTGTCTAGAGATATTTACCTGTATTTTGGCTAAGTATCAACAGGATATGCATACGAAAATCTTCCCTGAGCTCCTGACTGAGGTGCAGAACAACCTCCAGGCAGAAGAGGCGGAAATGGAAATGCAATTTCCCTATTTTATCGCCAAACAGGCCCCGGTAACCGGAACAGAGAGCCTGATGGAGTATGACTGTTCCTTTATCGGCAGCATTGACCATCAGGAACACCAACTCCTCTTAAAGGTCAGCGTGCCGCTTACCACGCTCTGTCCCTGCTCAAAGGAAATCAGTCAGCAGGGAGCGCATAATCAGCGGGCTGAAGTGATCCTGACGGTGCGACCTCTGGGATTCATCTGGTTGGAAGAACTCATCTCTATGGTGGAAAGCTGCGGCTCCTGTGAACTCTATGCCCTCCTGAAACGACCAGATGAAAAATTTGTCACCGAAGAGGCCTATGCCAATCCCATGTTTGTTGAAGATGTGGTGAGAAAGGTCGCCCAGAAAGCACAGGACCATAAAACCATAGGCTGGTTTTCGGTCAGTGTGGAGAGCTTTGAGTCCATCCACAAACACAGTGCCTATGCCTATGTCGACAGTAACGATCTGGACCAGGAATTCGCCAAAGAGTAAAAAGGGCAAAAGAGAAGGGCAATCTCCCTCTATCCCAACTTCGCCTCTCCTTCTTGTCTACTTTTCAATCCCGCCGAGGCAGAGATATTTCTGTTCCAGATATTCTTCGATACCGTATTTCGAGCCCTCACGCCCAATACCCGACTCCTTGATGCCGCCAAAGGGAGCAGATTCTGTTGACATGATACCTGTATTAACTCCAACCATACCGTACTCCAAGGCCTCGGACACACGCCAGCATCGCCCTATGTCCTTGCTGAAAAAATACGAGGCCAGACCATAAGGCGTATCATTGGCCACGGCAACAGCCTCTTCTTCCGTGGCAAAGGAAAAGAGCGGGGCCACAGGACCAAAGGTCTCCTCATAGGCGATCTGCATCTCTGTGGTCACATCAAGAAGGATCGTCGGTTCAAAAAGAAGCCGGTTTCCCCTACTCTCTTGCCACCTGATCCGAGACGGGCCCCTTTGCCCAGAGCATCCTGGATCTGCTGCTCCACTTTTTGGACCGCATTCAGATCGATAAGTGGTCCCTGATTGACCCCTTCATCAAAGCCGTTTCCTACCTTGAGCTGCGCCTGCACGGCCTGAATCAG is from Candidatus Electrothrix sp. GW3-4 and encodes:
- a CDS encoding S4 domain-containing protein — encoded protein: MTNRDKQEIAVRLDKWLWAARFFKTRSMASKAVSGGHVHLNGKRVKPSRIVQGGEQLRIKRGIEIYTINILALSDRRGPAKVAITLYEETEESRTQREEAREQRRLVKAPASRPEGRPDKRDRRKIRKFLRKDD
- the folE2 gene encoding GTP cyclohydrolase FolE2, encoding MKLHSVGIKHFTCPVSIREQKGSVQQTVAEINLQASLPHRFKRSCLEIFTCILAKYQQDMHTKIFPELLTEVQNNLQAEEAEMEMQFPYFIAKQAPVTGTESLMEYDCSFIGSIDHQEHQLLLKVSVPLTTLCPCSKEISQQGAHNQRAEVILTVRPLGFIWLEELISMVESCGSCELYALLKRPDEKFVTEEAYANPMFVEDVVRKVAQKAQDHKTIGWFSVSVESFESIHKHSAYAYVDSNDLDQEFAKE
- a CDS encoding aldehyde dehydrogenase family protein gives rise to the protein MTTEMQIAYEETFGPVAPLFSFATEEEAVAVANDTPYGLASYFFSKDIGRCWRVSEALEYGMVGVNTGIMSTESAPFGGIKESGIGREGSKYGIEEYLEQKYLCLGGIEK